One stretch of Schizosaccharomyces pombe strain 972h- genome assembly, chromosome: III DNA includes these proteins:
- the ade10 gene encoding bifunctional IMP cyclohydrolase/phosphoribosylaminoimidazolecarboxamideformyltransferase, translating into MYALLSVYDKTGLLELAKALTSKGVKLLGSGGTAKMIRESGMEVADVSSITNAPEILGGRVKTLHPAVHGGILARDIPSDEKDLVEQSIEKIDIVVCNLYPFRETIAKPNVTIPEAVEEIDIGGVTLLRAAAKNHARVTILSDPADYATFTDKFLSDKLTQDDRNTYALKAFASTASYDAAITDYFRKQYAAGVDQLTLRYGANPHQSPAQAFMEQGPLPFKVLCGSPGYINLMDALNSWPLVKELRENIGIPAAASFKHVSPAGAAVGLPLSDVEKKVYFVSDITEFTPLACAYARARGADRMSSFGDFIALSDTVDVCTARIISREVSDGVIAPGYEPEALELLKKKKGGKYCVLQMDPKYVPAEIETRQVYGISLQQHRNHAKIDFSLFEKVVSKNKDLPKSALIDLVIATTALKYTQSNSVCYAKNGMVVGLGAGQQSRIHCNRLAGDKADNWWLRHHPKVLGMQFKKSAKRPEKSNAIDLYVLDAVPAEGSEREQWESAFETIPEPLTKKEREEFLATCKDVVCASDAFFPFPDNIYRLAQSGVKYVAAPGGSVMDQAVRDTANEFNMVFSEIPLRLFHH; encoded by the coding sequence ATGTATGCTTTGTTAAGTGTCTACGATAAAACTGGCTTGTTAGAACTTGCCAAAGCGTTAACAAGCAAAGGCGTTAAGCTTTTGGGCAGTGGTGGTACTGCCAAGATGATCCGTGAGAGTGGAATGGAAGTCGCTGATGTATCTTCGATCACCAATGCTCCTGAGATCTTGGGTGGTCGTGTAAAGACCTTGCATCCTGCTGTCCATGGAGGCATTCTTGCTCGTGATATTCCTTCCGATGAAAAGGATCTCGTTGAACAAAGCATCGAGAAGATCGATATCGTGGTTTGCAATCTTTATCCCTTCCGTGAAACTATTGCCAAGCCTAACGTTACCATTCCTGAAGCTGTTGAGGAAATTGATATTGGTGGAGTTACTTTGTTGCGTGCCGCTGCAAAGAACCACGCTCGTGTAACCATTTTGAGCGATCCCGCTGATTATGCGACTTTCACTGATAAGTTTTTGTCAGACAAACTTACTCAAGATGACAGAAATACTTATGCTTTGAAGGCCTTTGCTTCTACTGCTTCTTACGATGCTGCCATCACTGATTACTTCCGCAAGCAATATGCTGCTGGCGTTGATCAATTGACTCTCCGTTATGGTGCTAATCCCCATCAATCTCCTGCCCAAGCCTTTATGGAACAAGGACCCCTTCCTTTCAAAGTTTTATGTGGTTCCCCTGGCTACATCAATCTTATGGACGCTTTGAACTCTTGGCCTTTGGTCAAAGAGCTTCGTGAAAACATCGGTATTCCTGCCGCTGCTTCCTTTAAGCATGTTTCTCCTGCCGGCGCTGCTGTTGGTCTACCCTTGTCTGATGTTGAAAAGAAGGTATACTTTGTTAGCGACATTACCGAGTTCACTCCTTTGGCTTGTGCTTATGCTAGAGCCCGTGGAGCTGACCGTATGTCTTCCTTTGGTGACTTTATTGCTCTCTCCGATACAGTTGATGTTTGCACTGCTCGTATTATCTCTCGTGAGGTTTCCGATGGTGTTATTGCACCCGGTTACGAGCCCGAAGCCTTGGAGttgttgaagaagaagaagggTGGTAAATACTGTGTATTGCAAATGGACCCCAAGTATGTTCCCGCCGAAATTGAGACTCGCCAGGTCTACGGTATTAGCTTACAACAGCATCGCAACCATGCCAAGATTGACTTCAGCCTTTTTGAGAAAGTTGTTAGTAAGAACAAGGATTTACCCAAATCTGCTCTTATTGATTTGGTTATTGCTACCACTGCTCTTAAGTATACTCAAAGTAACTCTGTTTGCTATGCTAAGAATGGTATGGTTGTTGGACTTGGTGCTGGTCAACAATCCCGCATTCATTGCAACCGTTTGGCCGGTGATAAGGCTGATAACTGGTGGCTTCGTCATCACCCTAAAGTCTTGGGTATGCAATTTAAGAAGTCTGCTAAGCGTCCTGAGAAATCTAACGCTATTGACTTGTACGTCCTTGATGCCGTTCCTGCTGAAGGTAGTGAACGTGAGCAATGGGAGTCTGCATTCGAGACTATTCCCGAGCCTCTTACTAAAAAGGAGCGGGAGGAATTTTTGGCTACTTGCAAGGATGTTGTCTGTGCCAGTGATGCCTTCTTCCCCTTCCCTGACAACATCTATCGTCTTGCCCAAAGCGGTGTCAAATATGTTGCTGCACCTGGCGGTAGTGTCATGGATCAAGCTGTTCGCGACACTGCTAATGAGTTCAACATGGTCTTTTCCGAGATCCCCTTGCGTTTGTTCCACCATTAA